The Pseudomonas kermanshahensis genome includes a window with the following:
- a CDS encoding zinc-binding alcohol dehydrogenase family protein has product MKAVVYTQAGLPIQDPHSLFDTDLPKPTPGARDLLVEVKAIAVNPVDTKVRASRQTGQPQVLGWDAVGIVREVGAEVTLFQPGDEVFYAGAIDRPGSYSEYHLVDERIVGHKPRSLDDASAAALPLTSITAWELLFDRLGIAPSGGVGQSLLVIGAGGGVGSILVQLARQLTQLTVIGTASRPETQQWVSELGAHHVIDHSASIALQLEALGGNPVDYVISLTHTDTYLPQLVEVLRPQGKLALIDDPAQLDVMPLKRKSLSLHWELMFTRSLYHTEDMIKQHELLEKVSALIDEGVLKTTVGEHFGTINAENLKRAHALIERGQARGKIVLEGF; this is encoded by the coding sequence ATGAAGGCCGTCGTATACACCCAAGCCGGTTTGCCGATTCAAGACCCACATTCGCTGTTCGACACAGACCTGCCCAAGCCAACACCCGGCGCCCGAGACCTGCTGGTCGAGGTCAAGGCCATTGCCGTCAACCCGGTCGATACCAAAGTGCGCGCCTCACGCCAGACCGGCCAGCCACAGGTATTGGGGTGGGACGCGGTGGGGATCGTGCGCGAAGTAGGCGCCGAGGTCACATTGTTCCAGCCAGGCGACGAGGTCTTCTATGCCGGCGCCATCGATCGCCCGGGCAGCTACAGCGAATATCACCTGGTCGACGAACGCATTGTCGGGCACAAACCGCGTAGCCTCGACGATGCCAGTGCCGCCGCGTTGCCATTGACCTCCATCACTGCCTGGGAACTGTTGTTTGATCGACTGGGTATCGCGCCGAGCGGTGGCGTGGGGCAAAGCCTGTTGGTGATCGGGGCTGGCGGCGGCGTCGGCTCAATCCTGGTGCAACTGGCCCGGCAGCTCACGCAACTCACGGTCATCGGCACCGCCTCCCGGCCCGAAACCCAGCAATGGGTCAGCGAACTGGGTGCCCACCATGTCATCGACCATTCGGCTTCGATCGCCTTGCAACTGGAAGCACTCGGGGGCAATCCTGTTGATTATGTGATCAGCCTGACGCATACCGATACCTACCTGCCGCAGCTTGTGGAGGTGCTTCGCCCACAAGGCAAACTCGCACTCATCGATGACCCCGCGCAGTTGGACGTCATGCCACTCAAGCGCAAATCGCTGTCGCTGCACTGGGAACTCATGTTCACGCGCTCGCTTTACCACACCGAAGACATGATCAAACAACACGAACTACTCGAGAAGGTATCAGCGCTTATCGACGAAGGTGTACTCAAGACCACCGTCGGCGAGCACTTCGGCACCATCAACGCGGAAAACCTCAAGCGTGCCCATGCCCTCATAGAGCGTGGCCAGGCCCGGGGCAAGATTGTTTTGGAAGGTTTCTGA
- a CDS encoding GlxA family transcriptional regulator, which translates to MHRVGYLITEGFQVMSLATQTVFEFANLVAGEEVYRIQNYSIGGGTVRSSLGMHIDTLPLGAPGLADSWMVTGTLTPLTPPSDDVLKSVRGFVDGARRTAGLCTGTFVLAQAGVLEGRRATTHWAYAKALQRMHPRITVEDDRIFIVDGPVWTSAGMTAALDMALAMVEKDLGAELARSIAHKLVMHQRRSGGQSQHSELLSLAPKSDRIQSALDYARKHLNRPLSVEELADVVHLSPRQFTRVFTAETGQSPAKAVESLRLEAARLMIEQSRHSLDTVARETGFRDRRHMREVFMRGFGVPPQAVRRDARRVM; encoded by the coding sequence ATGCATCGAGTCGGCTATCTGATCACGGAGGGCTTCCAGGTCATGTCCCTGGCAACGCAGACCGTGTTCGAGTTCGCCAACCTTGTGGCGGGCGAAGAGGTCTACAGGATTCAGAACTACTCAATCGGCGGGGGGACTGTGCGCTCTTCTTTAGGGATGCACATCGATACGTTGCCCTTGGGGGCGCCGGGCCTCGCTGACAGCTGGATGGTCACTGGTACACTGACCCCGTTGACGCCGCCTTCCGACGACGTGCTGAAAAGCGTGCGGGGGTTTGTCGACGGTGCGCGTCGCACTGCTGGGTTGTGCACCGGTACATTTGTGCTCGCCCAAGCGGGTGTACTGGAGGGCCGTCGCGCCACCACGCACTGGGCCTACGCCAAAGCCTTGCAGCGCATGCACCCGCGAATCACGGTCGAGGACGACCGCATCTTCATCGTTGACGGCCCTGTGTGGACCTCGGCGGGGATGACCGCCGCGCTGGACATGGCGCTGGCGATGGTGGAAAAGGACTTGGGGGCTGAGCTTGCCCGTTCTATTGCGCACAAGCTGGTGATGCATCAACGCCGCTCTGGCGGCCAGTCGCAGCATTCGGAATTGTTGTCGCTGGCGCCCAAGTCAGACCGCATCCAGAGCGCGCTGGACTACGCGCGCAAGCACCTTAACCGCCCGCTCAGTGTTGAGGAACTGGCGGATGTGGTGCACCTGAGCCCCCGGCAATTCACCCGTGTGTTTACTGCGGAGACGGGGCAATCACCGGCCAAGGCGGTGGAAAGCCTGCGCCTGGAGGCCGCCCGGTTGATGATCGAGCAAAGCCGCCACAGCCTGGATACGGTGGCGAGGGAAACGGGGTTCAGGGATCGCCGCCATATGCGTGAGGTGTTCATGCGCGGCTTTGGCGTGCCGCCGCAGGCCGTGCGCAGGGATGCACGGCGGGTTATGTAG
- a CDS encoding amino acid permease yields MQSNSLKQSLKQRHITMIALGGVIGAGLFMGSGKLIASAGPAAILSYFIGGIVVTLVMFMLGEMACRNPDAGSFSTYANSYLGEWAGFTVGWLYWLKSMLTITLEAVLLGAILNDFLPWLPIWAGAFIMLVTLMASNAYSVKSFAEVEYWLAAMKVATILIFMVLGLSILLGLHSNIPSPGWVNLTAHDGFMPNGLSPVMAGVVVVIFSLGGSEIAAVAAGESENPRKNVIRAIKSVILRVMLFYVGSVSILILCLPWTDTENLASPYVSLFSLAGFSGAAVAMKIVLFISFMSVMNSFMFSNSRMLFSLSQRGHAPKLFSRTTSKGVPLNALLLSLSICLLILTVHFVSGGDLFMTLAKSSGTFVMIVWIFIIVAHFAMRWKTRHEAVDPTAFRAWFFPYANIVALFALLAVIITQAFDPASRFQFWFTSVTSLFVLGAYLVMRNRLAGKTVGYVGS; encoded by the coding sequence ATGCAATCCAACAGTCTGAAGCAAAGCCTGAAACAACGGCACATCACCATGATCGCGCTGGGCGGGGTGATCGGCGCGGGGCTGTTCATGGGGTCGGGCAAGTTGATTGCCTCGGCAGGGCCTGCCGCGATCCTGTCGTATTTCATCGGCGGCATTGTGGTCACCCTGGTGATGTTCATGCTCGGCGAGATGGCCTGCCGCAACCCGGATGCAGGCTCGTTTTCAACCTATGCCAACAGCTACCTCGGCGAATGGGCAGGGTTTACCGTCGGCTGGCTGTACTGGCTAAAGTCGATGCTGACCATCACCTTGGAGGCGGTACTGCTGGGCGCCATCCTCAACGATTTTCTGCCTTGGCTACCCATCTGGGCCGGCGCGTTCATCATGCTGGTGACACTGATGGCAAGCAACGCCTACTCGGTCAAATCCTTCGCTGAAGTGGAGTACTGGCTGGCCGCGATGAAGGTCGCCACCATTCTGATCTTCATGGTGCTGGGGCTTTCGATTCTGCTCGGCCTGCACAGCAACATCCCTTCCCCTGGCTGGGTCAACCTGACCGCGCACGATGGTTTCATGCCCAATGGCCTGTCGCCGGTCATGGCGGGTGTGGTGGTGGTGATCTTCTCGCTGGGCGGGAGTGAAATCGCTGCCGTTGCCGCCGGTGAATCAGAGAACCCTCGCAAGAACGTCATCCGGGCCATCAAGAGCGTCATTCTGCGAGTGATGTTGTTCTATGTCGGCTCGGTGTCGATCCTGATCCTCTGCCTGCCGTGGACAGACACGGAGAACCTGGCGTCCCCGTATGTGTCGCTGTTCAGCCTGGCCGGGTTCAGTGGCGCCGCAGTGGCCATGAAGATCGTGTTGTTCATCTCGTTCATGTCGGTGATGAACTCCTTCATGTTCTCCAACTCGCGCATGCTGTTCTCGCTGAGCCAGCGTGGGCATGCGCCGAAGCTGTTCTCTCGCACCACGTCCAAAGGGGTACCGCTCAATGCGCTGCTGCTGAGCCTGAGCATCTGCCTGTTGATCCTGACCGTGCACTTTGTCAGCGGCGGCGACCTGTTCATGACCCTGGCCAAGAGCAGCGGCACGTTCGTGATGATCGTGTGGATCTTCATCATCGTCGCCCACTTCGCCATGCGCTGGAAAACCCGGCATGAAGCGGTCGACCCTACGGCGTTCCGGGCGTGGTTCTTCCCTTACGCCAACATCGTTGCGCTGTTCGCACTGCTGGCGGTGATTATCACCCAGGCATTCGACCCGGCTTCGCGGTTCCAGTTCTGGTTCACCTCGGTGACCTCACTGTTTGTGCTGGGGGCGTACCTGGTGATGCGTAATCGGCTGGCGGGGAAGACAGTTGGCTACGTAGGTAGCTGA
- a CDS encoding tripartite tricarboxylate transporter permease, protein MIALVMDQFLVALGMGILGAVIFAGIGLISGSDETTTLAPLTLLVVLLGVPAAGVLTFFLAGAVAKHMTHAVPTALLGIPGDTMATPLMREANFLRNLGVPHIALRKMISGAVIAALIAVPMAVLFAVMLAPFGDMIKQAAPWVFLLAAVAIAWFSKGRLAAVLTLIPFVMVIVGLQSLTAQYGVKLSVSYFLGIAIGPLIAALFCLLAPAERASMRRQQVRTFSLSPDVKRWGGFFPNPLRVLDSKQTLWTAITAVVSSATFVFSPVAMTVIMGEAVGSRIKHVYHRLTTVITARNGVTESTYLAEALIPLIAFGLPLSPVAAGPAAPLFNAPPRFSVDAASGEVNNLHSLLSTWEFLGYGMLAVVVAILIAYPFTMNYAHRAAAYVSRNISHEAVIATFVGLILVIGIWEGGLLGLLVIVTIGLLGGFLSRFLGFNIGVQFMGYYTAVLTVPAMIALLGV, encoded by the coding sequence ATGATCGCCTTGGTGATGGATCAGTTCCTCGTAGCCCTGGGCATGGGCATCCTCGGTGCGGTGATCTTTGCCGGCATCGGCCTGATTTCCGGCAGCGACGAAACCACTACCCTCGCCCCCTTGACCCTGCTGGTGGTGCTGCTGGGCGTGCCAGCGGCCGGTGTGCTGACGTTCTTCCTGGCCGGTGCCGTGGCCAAGCACATGACCCACGCGGTACCGACCGCGCTGTTGGGTATCCCCGGCGACACCATGGCAACGCCACTGATGCGCGAAGCCAACTTCCTGCGCAACCTGGGCGTGCCGCACATTGCCCTGCGCAAGATGATTTCCGGAGCTGTGATCGCAGCGTTGATCGCGGTACCTATGGCAGTGCTGTTCGCCGTGATGCTGGCGCCGTTCGGCGACATGATCAAACAGGCCGCGCCCTGGGTCTTCCTGCTGGCGGCAGTGGCCATCGCCTGGTTCTCCAAGGGCCGCCTGGCAGCGGTGCTGACCTTGATCCCGTTCGTCATGGTGATTGTCGGCCTGCAAAGCCTGACCGCGCAGTACGGCGTTAAGCTCAGTGTCAGTTACTTCCTCGGCATCGCTATCGGCCCGTTGATTGCGGCGCTGTTCTGCCTGCTCGCGCCCGCCGAACGCGCCAGCATGCGCCGCCAGCAGGTGCGCACGTTCTCGTTGTCGCCCGATGTGAAGCGCTGGGGCGGGTTCTTCCCCAACCCGCTGCGCGTACTGGACAGCAAGCAAACCCTGTGGACGGCGATCACTGCCGTTGTCTCCAGCGCCACATTCGTGTTCAGCCCGGTAGCGATGACCGTAATCATGGGCGAGGCCGTCGGTTCACGGATCAAGCACGTCTACCATCGCCTGACCACGGTCATCACCGCGCGCAACGGCGTCACCGAATCGACTTACCTGGCCGAAGCCTTGATTCCGCTGATCGCCTTCGGCCTGCCGCTGAGCCCGGTCGCTGCTGGCCCCGCCGCACCGCTGTTCAACGCCCCGCCACGCTTCAGCGTCGATGCTGCAAGCGGTGAGGTGAATAACCTGCATTCGTTGCTCAGTACCTGGGAGTTTCTGGGCTACGGCATGTTGGCGGTGGTGGTCGCGATCCTGATCGCCTACCCCTTCACCATGAATTACGCGCACCGAGCTGCTGCCTATGTGTCGCGCAACATCAGCCACGAAGCGGTGATCGCGACCTTTGTCGGCCTGATCCTGGTGATTGGCATCTGGGAAGGCGGCCTGTTGGGGTTGCTGGTGATTGTCACCATTGGCCTGCTGGGTGGTTTTCTCTCACGCTTTCTCGGTTTCAACATCGGCGTGCAGTTCATGGGGTACTACACCGCGGTGTTGACCGTGCCGGCGATGATTGCCCTGTTGGGGGTATAA
- a CDS encoding hydroxymethylglutaryl-CoA reductase, degradative — MSIDSRLPMFRAMSPAERLSHLQDALELPQADVALLRDAGALPLDIADGMIENVIGTFELPYAVASNFQINGRDVIVPLVVEEPSVVAAASFMAKLAREAGGFKTSSSLPLMRAQVQIVEVADPFNARLSLLRHKDEIIELANRKDQLLNSLGGGCRDIEVHTFAQSPRGPMLVAHLIVDVRDAMGANTVNTMAEAVAPLLEEITGGKVRLRILSNLADLRLARAQVRIAPELLSTGAYTGEEVIEGILDAYNFAVVDPYRAATHNKGIMNGIDPLIVATGNDWRAVEAGAHAYACRNGDYGSLTTWEKDSQGHLVGTLEMPMPVGLVGGATKTHPLAQLSLRILGVKTAQELAEIAVAVGLAQNLGALRALSTEGIQRGHMALHARNIALSAGARGDELNWLIKQMVEARDVRADKAAELLKHKRAP, encoded by the coding sequence ATGAGCATCGACTCCCGCCTGCCCATGTTCCGCGCCATGTCACCCGCTGAGCGCCTAAGCCACTTGCAGGACGCACTCGAACTGCCCCAGGCAGACGTCGCCCTGCTGCGAGACGCCGGCGCCTTGCCGTTGGACATCGCCGACGGCATGATCGAGAACGTGATCGGCACCTTCGAGCTGCCCTACGCGGTGGCCAGCAACTTCCAGATCAACGGCCGCGACGTGATCGTGCCGTTGGTGGTGGAAGAGCCCTCGGTGGTCGCCGCGGCCTCGTTCATGGCCAAGCTGGCACGCGAGGCCGGCGGCTTCAAGACGTCGAGTTCGCTGCCATTGATGCGCGCCCAGGTACAGATCGTCGAGGTCGCCGACCCCTTCAATGCACGCTTGAGCCTGTTGCGCCACAAAGACGAAATCATCGAACTGGCCAACCGCAAGGACCAGCTGCTCAACAGCTTAGGGGGCGGTTGCCGTGACATTGAGGTGCATACCTTCGCCCAGAGCCCGCGCGGGCCGATGCTGGTGGCCCACCTGATCGTCGACGTACGCGATGCCATGGGCGCCAACACGGTCAACACCATGGCAGAGGCAGTGGCACCCTTGCTCGAAGAAATCACCGGCGGCAAGGTCCGCCTGCGTATCCTCTCCAACCTGGCCGACCTGCGCCTGGCCCGCGCGCAGGTGCGTATTGCCCCAGAGCTGCTAAGTACCGGCGCCTACACAGGTGAAGAGGTCATCGAAGGCATCCTCGATGCCTACAACTTTGCCGTGGTCGACCCGTACCGCGCCGCCACCCACAACAAGGGCATCATGAATGGCATCGACCCGTTGATCGTCGCCACCGGAAATGACTGGCGTGCGGTCGAGGCCGGCGCCCATGCCTATGCATGCCGTAATGGAGACTACGGTTCGCTGACCACCTGGGAGAAGGACAGCCAGGGCCATCTGGTCGGCACCCTGGAGATGCCCATGCCGGTCGGCCTGGTCGGCGGCGCCACCAAGACGCACCCCCTGGCGCAGCTGTCACTGCGCATCCTGGGGGTTAAAACCGCCCAGGAGCTGGCCGAAATCGCGGTTGCCGTCGGCCTTGCACAAAACCTTGGCGCGCTACGGGCACTGTCGACCGAAGGCATCCAGCGCGGCCATATGGCCTTGCACGCGCGCAACATTGCGCTGTCGGCGGGGGCACGCGGCGACGAGCTGAACTGGCTGATCAAGCAGATGGTTGAGGCCCGCGACGTGCGTGCTGACAAAGCGGCAGAACTGCTCAAGCACAAGCGGGCGCCGTAA
- a CDS encoding PLP-dependent aminotransferase family protein, translating into MARQTLAEQLAASLAEQIGNGTYRIGERLPSLRECMRLFGHSKNTVINAYESLASQGLVEARHGQGFFVKQGAPRSNEPEEPLPYTRAMDTIWLMRQQFVREPGHSPLGEGFPPVEWLMDMRLDKFTRQIMRTGVTTLFRYGNRLGNASLRQHLVQKLASYAITASPRQIVTTHGANHALDLIIRRFIAPGDSVLVEDPGYYPLFGKLQLQGARMLSVPRLADGPDIEVLEQHLRLHKPKLFFIQSVGHNPTGSDISPSKAHRLVQLAEEHNFLLVDDDAMADFKPAAAIKVSALDQLQRSLYVGSFSKSVSAALRVGFIAGSKELIDELGDLKMLLHTSTSELCERTVDVILTEGHFLRHVIRLQERLKAATSAGLQMLDGIGAEVFARPEQSLYLWARFAHVDDARELTRQLLPKGFMIAPGHIFAPEQARVNPWTRLNVAYLNDALLKAVLGREAE; encoded by the coding sequence ATGGCGCGGCAGACACTCGCAGAGCAACTGGCAGCATCCTTGGCCGAGCAGATCGGCAACGGCACGTACCGCATTGGCGAACGCCTACCGTCCCTGCGCGAGTGCATGCGTTTGTTCGGCCATTCGAAAAACACCGTGATCAATGCCTATGAGTCGCTGGCCTCGCAAGGCCTGGTCGAAGCGCGCCACGGGCAAGGTTTTTTCGTCAAGCAGGGCGCGCCACGCAGCAACGAGCCAGAGGAGCCACTGCCCTACACCCGGGCGATGGACACCATTTGGCTGATGCGTCAGCAGTTCGTCCGCGAGCCTGGTCATTCCCCATTGGGCGAGGGCTTCCCGCCGGTGGAGTGGTTAATGGACATGCGCCTGGACAAGTTCACCCGGCAAATCATGCGCACCGGCGTCACCACGCTGTTTCGTTATGGCAACCGCCTGGGTAACGCCAGCCTGCGTCAACACCTGGTGCAAAAGCTGGCCAGCTATGCAATCACCGCCAGCCCCAGGCAAATCGTCACCACCCACGGCGCCAACCATGCGCTGGACCTGATCATTCGCCGCTTCATCGCCCCCGGCGACAGCGTGTTGGTGGAAGACCCTGGCTACTACCCGCTGTTTGGCAAGCTGCAGTTGCAAGGCGCACGCATGCTCTCGGTACCTCGGCTGGCAGATGGGCCGGATATCGAGGTGCTGGAGCAGCACCTGCGCCTGCATAAACCGAAGCTGTTCTTCATCCAGTCTGTCGGCCACAACCCGACGGGGTCTGATATTTCCCCCAGCAAGGCGCATCGGTTGGTGCAATTGGCTGAAGAACACAACTTCCTGCTGGTGGACGATGATGCAATGGCCGATTTCAAACCGGCCGCGGCAATCAAGGTGTCGGCATTGGACCAATTGCAGCGCTCACTGTATGTCGGCAGCTTCTCCAAGTCGGTGTCAGCGGCCTTGAGAGTGGGCTTTATCGCGGGCAGCAAAGAGCTGATCGATGAACTGGGCGACCTGAAGATGCTGCTGCACACCAGCACCTCGGAGCTGTGCGAGCGCACGGTCGACGTCATCCTCACCGAAGGGCACTTCCTGCGCCACGTGATCCGCCTTCAAGAGCGCTTGAAAGCCGCTACCAGCGCGGGCTTGCAGATGCTCGACGGGATCGGCGCCGAGGTATTCGCGCGGCCCGAGCAAAGCCTGTACCTGTGGGCCAGGTTTGCCCATGTCGACGACGCCAGGGAGCTGACCCGGCAATTACTGCCCAAGGGCTTCATGATTGCCCCAGGGCATATCTTTGCGCCGGAGCAGGCGCGGGTTAACCCTTGGACGCGCTTGAACGTGGCCTATTTGAATGATGCGTTGCTCAAGGCGGTGTTGGGGCGTGAGGCAGAGTAA
- a CDS encoding FAD-dependent monooxygenase, with amino-acid sequence MHTPLAEPRRSLYFDYQVFPAHTVSVNPTPAQRYPVVIVGAGPIGLTTALDLARYGLPSIVLESEQQVSEGSRAIVFTRRSLEILQQVGLSERVTSAGLAWRFGNSYYRNQRVFRMEAPHGTDDRFAPMTNLQQPCLEQFLVDACQANPMIELRWGNQVKALTQADDHATLMVDTPAGEYSLQANWVIAADGARSAIRSLLGLQLEGASYEGRFVIADIKIELDLPTERLAFFDPHWNPGNTVLMHREPGNIWRIDYQLARDETPEQALSADSLRTRINAQLGILGVENPQWELDWCSVYSARALTLPNYLHDRVIFTGDAAHLLPIFGVRGANTGFQDCHDLGWKLALTIKGVAGPGLLASYSAERVGAAREIIAEAGKSTRFMTPPTSGYRLLRDAVLSLSLTQAFVRPLYHWRTSRPHDYVDSALNYRHDDNSLFTCGPHQGAPLLNIRLGDDQFLFDRLGAAFYLLYFTDAGEVPGEIQAQIQSLRENGVPLQLLAIASNRQREVSGADGLIDDHNGHLRTRYGAAAGSAYLVRPDQHVCARWQHLTGPALRDAVETALGKE; translated from the coding sequence ATGCACACCCCCCTAGCCGAGCCTCGTCGCTCACTTTACTTCGATTACCAGGTTTTTCCTGCACACACCGTCAGCGTGAATCCCACCCCGGCGCAGCGATACCCTGTGGTGATTGTCGGTGCTGGCCCCATTGGCCTGACCACCGCGCTGGACCTGGCTCGCTACGGTCTACCGTCGATCGTTCTGGAGTCTGAACAGCAGGTCAGCGAAGGCAGCAGAGCCATCGTCTTCACCCGTCGATCGCTGGAAATTCTGCAGCAAGTCGGCCTCTCTGAACGCGTCACTTCGGCGGGCCTGGCCTGGCGCTTTGGCAATTCCTACTACCGTAATCAACGGGTGTTTCGCATGGAGGCGCCGCACGGCACGGACGACCGCTTCGCGCCCATGACCAACCTGCAGCAGCCTTGCCTGGAGCAGTTTCTGGTCGACGCCTGCCAGGCCAATCCGATGATCGAGCTGCGCTGGGGCAACCAGGTCAAAGCGCTGACCCAGGCTGACGATCACGCGACACTCATGGTCGATACCCCGGCAGGCGAGTACAGCCTGCAAGCCAATTGGGTAATTGCGGCCGATGGCGCCCGCTCGGCGATTCGAAGCTTGCTGGGCTTGCAACTGGAAGGCGCTTCGTACGAAGGGCGCTTTGTGATTGCCGACATCAAGATTGAGCTCGACCTGCCGACCGAACGCCTGGCGTTTTTCGACCCGCATTGGAACCCGGGCAATACCGTGCTCATGCACCGCGAGCCGGGCAATATCTGGCGCATCGATTATCAGTTGGCGCGCGATGAAACGCCGGAACAGGCCTTGTCTGCCGACTCCCTGCGCACGCGCATCAATGCACAGTTGGGCATCCTAGGGGTAGAGAACCCGCAGTGGGAACTGGACTGGTGTTCCGTTTACTCGGCGCGCGCACTGACACTGCCGAATTACCTGCATGATCGGGTCATTTTCACCGGCGATGCTGCGCACCTGTTGCCCATTTTCGGTGTGCGTGGCGCCAACACCGGCTTCCAGGACTGCCACGACCTGGGCTGGAAGCTGGCGTTGACCATCAAGGGCGTCGCCGGCCCGGGCCTGCTTGCCTCATACAGCGCGGAGCGGGTGGGGGCCGCGCGCGAGATCATTGCCGAAGCAGGGAAGAGTACCCGCTTCATGACGCCACCCACTTCGGGCTATCGCCTGTTGCGCGATGCCGTGTTGTCGCTGTCGCTGACCCAGGCTTTCGTGCGCCCGCTGTATCATTGGCGTACCTCTCGACCGCATGATTATGTGGACTCCGCACTCAACTACAGGCACGACGACAACTCACTTTTCACCTGCGGGCCTCACCAGGGAGCGCCTCTGCTGAATATTCGCCTAGGCGATGATCAGTTCCTGTTCGACAGGCTGGGGGCAGCATTCTACTTGTTGTATTTCACCGATGCGGGTGAAGTGCCAGGCGAGATTCAGGCACAGATTCAATCCCTTCGCGAGAACGGCGTCCCCCTGCAGTTGCTGGCGATCGCCAGTAATCGACAACGCGAGGTAAGTGGCGCTGACGGCTTGATAGACGACCACAACGGCCATCTGCGCACCCGTTATGGCGCTGCGGCAGGCAGTGCCTACCTGGTGCGCCCAGATCAGCACGTATGCGCCCGCTGGCAGCACCTCACTGGGCCCGCCTTGCGTGATGCCGTCGAAACCGCCTTGGGCAAGGAGTGA
- a CDS encoding DUF2783 domain-containing protein: MEHKQLTISDVEHLYDQLAGALDQISAAKRELFLVKLALLSAHALGDAEQFQALTHTALLDL, translated from the coding sequence ATGGAACACAAGCAACTGACCATTAGCGACGTTGAACACCTGTACGACCAGCTCGCGGGGGCCCTCGATCAAATCTCAGCGGCAAAACGCGAACTGTTTCTGGTGAAACTGGCGCTGCTCAGTGCCCATGCCCTTGGCGACGCTGAGCAATTCCAGGCGCTGACGCACACAGCATTGCTGGACCTGTAA
- a CDS encoding MFS transporter gives MTRCHIANAATSTAAAEDRYQHVCKKISKRLIGFLFVCFVLSFLDRINIGFAGLTMMGDLGLTGTQFGLASTFFYIAYIACGIPSNIALARIGARRWIGSLMIAWGLASTCTLFATDATSLYLLRMLVGVTEAGFLPGVLLYLTFWFPSAYRARANALFMIAMPFTAGFSSALSGLILGLDGIWGLKGWQWLFLLEGLPSVVMGCVVFSYLDDRPQQAKWLDSEEQALLHHALSADRASGSAAATQDARSVWRELASPRILLFCLVYFCLVNTLAMIAVWTPLIVKSFNSVSSNQSIGLLAAIPQVCTIILMIVWGLHSDRTRERRWHLVLPMLMAAIGWILTAVSSYPAMQLLGVCMAASGSYSAMSIFWTTPDQALSFNARAVGIAVINAVGNIGSAVNPLVIGWLKDLTLSFSSGFAYAATLMILGALLALRLPISTPEHQP, from the coding sequence ATGACGCGTTGTCATATTGCGAACGCGGCCACCTCGACGGCCGCTGCTGAAGACCGCTACCAGCACGTGTGTAAAAAAATCTCGAAAAGGCTGATCGGCTTCTTGTTTGTCTGCTTCGTGCTGTCGTTTCTGGACCGCATCAACATCGGTTTCGCCGGCCTGACCATGATGGGCGATCTGGGCCTGACGGGTACTCAATTTGGCCTGGCCAGCACGTTTTTCTACATCGCTTACATTGCCTGTGGTATCCCCAGCAACATCGCTCTGGCGCGTATCGGCGCCCGTCGCTGGATTGGCAGCCTGATGATTGCCTGGGGGCTGGCGTCCACGTGCACGCTGTTTGCCACTGATGCCACCTCGCTTTACCTGTTGCGCATGCTCGTGGGGGTGACTGAGGCTGGGTTTCTGCCTGGCGTATTGCTTTACCTGACCTTTTGGTTCCCATCGGCCTATCGGGCCCGCGCCAATGCACTGTTCATGATCGCCATGCCGTTTACCGCCGGGTTCAGCTCTGCTTTGTCCGGGCTCATTCTGGGCTTGGACGGTATCTGGGGCCTGAAGGGCTGGCAGTGGCTGTTCTTGCTCGAAGGCCTGCCTTCAGTGGTGATGGGGTGCGTTGTGTTCAGTTATCTGGATGACCGCCCGCAGCAGGCGAAGTGGCTGGATAGCGAGGAACAGGCGTTGCTGCACCACGCCCTGTCTGCGGACCGGGCTTCTGGCTCAGCAGCCGCCACACAAGATGCTCGGAGTGTGTGGCGCGAACTGGCCTCTCCGCGGATCCTGCTGTTTTGTCTGGTTTATTTCTGCCTCGTCAATACATTGGCAATGATTGCCGTGTGGACGCCGTTGATCGTCAAAAGCTTCAACAGTGTCAGCAGTAATCAGTCGATTGGTTTACTGGCCGCTATCCCTCAAGTCTGCACCATCATCCTGATGATCGTCTGGGGTCTGCACTCGGACCGCACACGCGAGCGCCGCTGGCACCTGGTGCTGCCCATGCTAATGGCTGCGATAGGCTGGATCCTCACAGCAGTGTCGAGCTACCCCGCGATGCAATTGCTGGGGGTATGCATGGCGGCCAGCGGTTCCTACAGCGCCATGTCGATCTTCTGGACCACGCCTGACCAGGCGTTGAGTTTCAATGCCCGTGCGGTGGGGATTGCGGTGATCAACGCTGTGGGCAATATCGGCTCGGCCGTCAACCCGTTGGTCATCGGTTGGCTAAAAGACCTGACCTTGAGTTTCAGCTCAGGCTTTGCCTATGCCGCTACCTTGATGATACTGGGGGCACTGCTGGCCCTGCGCCTGCCGATCTCGACGCCAGAGCACCAGCCTTGA